One Amaranthus tricolor cultivar Red isolate AtriRed21 chromosome 10, ASM2621246v1, whole genome shotgun sequence genomic window carries:
- the LOC130825312 gene encoding uncharacterized protein LOC130825312 isoform X1, giving the protein MLKPKKWRAMFDDDGKVLGFQKALKSIILGGVDPSIRPEVWEFLLGCYTLSSTRENREVLRAARRERYEELTIQCQRMYSSVGTGSLAYVIGSKIMDVNAYSKDDMNREAKSEEKKDFRDSSNKFDDYYNRNNKCTDTTYTQRESSSDSYSDDVPGPEKLNSGSLIPRGQAHESQFFVESALPVTNLFEKSEESDEANESQDDGRSTKWKFRVSYERTRSFHFDNSNELNILSNGSRSETLRHSISSEIKVADGSCDGPQEQVLQQDFPMYRNNVLNKLRRCDVAERTKLYSSHHLGGESSEDKVLEWFWTLHRIVVDVVRTDRHLEFYEDPKNLARMSDILAVYAWVDPETGYCQGMSDLLSPFVVLFENDADAFWCFEMLLRRTRENFRMERQTGVMKQLQSLWHILRLTDREMFSHLSQIGAESLHFAFQMLLVLFRRELSFPEALCMWEMIWAADYDESFACCWAQNCLRPLVLQLPDALSIEKEADEITSKGGSQAKKANIQHAGSDEAVMNSLTSNHSFCGLIWAFWSCTRARTEFSAIRNKEDDLPVFCVAAIMILNRHKIIEETHSMNDLIKMFNGNVLKIRVKRCIRTAVKLRNKYFYKMISYNDPLPLNNPSN; this is encoded by the exons ATGCTTAAGCCAAAAAAGTGGCGGGCAATGTTTGATGATGACGGGAAAGTTTTGGGTTTTCAGAAAGCTTTGAAATCGATTATTTTAGGG GGTGTAGATCCGTCTATAAGGCCAGAAGTATGGGAATTTCTTCTAGGTTGTTATACTTTGAGCAGTACAAGAGAAAACCGTGAAGTGCTGAGAGCAGCCAGAAG GGAACGATATGAGGAACTCACGATACAATGTCAAAGGATGTATTCAAGCGTAGGAACGGGTTCACTTGCTTATGTAATTGGTTCAAAAATTATGGATGTGAATGCGTATTCTAAAGATGATATGAACAGAGAAGCCAAGTCTGAAGAGAAAAAAGATTTTCGAGATAGTAGTAACAAATTTGACGATTACTATAATAGGAATAATAAATGTACAGATACAACATATACACAAAGGGAAAGTTCTAGCGATTCTTATAGTGATGATGTGCCGGGCCCTGAGAAACTCAACAGTGGTTCCTTGATACCGAGAGGGCAAGCACACGAATCTCAATTTTTTGTTGAATCCGCCTTACCTGTCACCAATTTGTTTGAGAAGAGTGAAGAAAGTGATGAAGCAAACGAATCTCAAGATGATGGACGTTCTACGAAATGGAAATTCAGAGTTAGCTACGAGAGAACGCGTAGTTTTCATTTTGATAATAGTaatgaattaaatattttatcaaatgGTTCACGATCTGAGACTCTTAGACATTCAATTAGTTCTGAAATTAAGGTAGCGGATGGAAGCTGTGACGGACCTCAGGAGCAAGTGTTACAACAAGATTTCCCGATGTATAGAAATAATGTTTTGAACAAATTGAGAAGATGTGATGTGGCAGAACGAACCAAGCTGTACTCGAGCCACCATTTAGGGGGTGAAAGTAGTGAAGATAAAGTATTGGAATGGTTCTGGACTCTGCACCGAATAG TGGTCGATGTGGTTAGAACTGATCGTCATCTTGAGTTCTATGAAGATCCGAAAAATTTGGCTAGGATGTCAGATATTCTTGCAGTTTACGCATGGGTCGATCCTGAGACGGGATACTGCCAAG GAATGAGTGATCTGCTATCTCCATTTGTTGTTCTTTTTGAGAATGACGCCGATGCGTTTTGGTGCTTTGAGATGCTTCTTCGCCGAACG CGAGAAAATTTTCGGATGGAAAGACAAACTGGAGTAATGAAGCAGTTGCAATCATTGTGGCATATATTAAGGTTAACCGATCGAGAAATGTTTTCACATTTATCTCAGATTGGTGCTGAAAGCCTTCACTTTGCCTTCCAGATGCTATTGGTGCTTTTTCGCAGAGAGTTATCATTTCCCGAAGCCCTTTGTATGTGGGAG ATGATCTGGGCTGCTGATTATGACGAATCGTTTGCTTGCTGTTGGGCACAAAATTGTCTTCGACCATTGGTATTGCAACTACCGGATGCTTTGAGTATTGAAAAGGAGGCAGATGAGATCACCTCAAAGGGTGGCTCACAAGCAAAAAAGGCTAATATTCAACATGCCGGCTCTGACGAGGCTGTGATGAATTCATTAACGTCTAATCATTCATTTTGTGGTTTAATATGGGCCTTTTGGTCTTGCACACGTGCACGCACGGAGTTCTCCGCAATAAGGAACAAGGAAGATGATCTACCCGTGTTTTGTGTGGCAGCAATTATGATCTTAAATCGTCACAAGATCATCGAAGAAACCCATTCAATGAATGATTTGATCAAG ATGTTCAATGGCAATGTACTGAAAATTAGAGTCAAAAGATGCATAAGGACAGCGGTCAAGCTCCGGAATAAATATTTCTACAAG ATGATAAGTTACAATGATCCATTACCTCTGAATAATCCTTCAAATTGA
- the LOC130825312 gene encoding uncharacterized protein LOC130825312 isoform X2, with the protein MLKPKKWRAMFDDDGKVLGFQKALKSIILGGVDPSIRPEVWEFLLGCYTLSSTRENREVLRAARRERYEELTIQCQRMYSSVGTGSLAYVIGSKIMDVNAYSKDDMNREAKSEEKKDFRDSSNKFDDYYNRNNKCTDTTYTQRESSSDSYSDDVPGPEKLNSGSLIPRGQAHESQFFVESALPVTNLFEKSEESDEANESQDDGRSTKWKFRVSYERTRSFHFDNSNELNILSNGSRSETLRHSISSEIKVADGSCDGPQEQVLQQDFPMYRNNVLNKLRRCDVAERTKLYSSHHLGGESSEDKVLEWFWTLHRIVVDVVRTDRHLEFYEDPKNLARMSDILAVYAWVDPETGYCQGMSDLLSPFVVLFENDADAFWCFEMLLRRTRENFRMERQTGVMKQLQSLWHILRLTDREMFSHLSQIGAESLHFAFQMLLVLFRRELSFPEALCMWEMIWAADYDESFACCWAQNCLRPLVLQLPDALSIEKEADEITSKGGSQAKKANIQHAGSDEAVMNSLTSNHSFCGLIWAFWSCTRARTEFSAIRNKEDDLPVFCVAAIMILNRHKIIEETHSMNDLIKGVFLLLH; encoded by the exons ATGCTTAAGCCAAAAAAGTGGCGGGCAATGTTTGATGATGACGGGAAAGTTTTGGGTTTTCAGAAAGCTTTGAAATCGATTATTTTAGGG GGTGTAGATCCGTCTATAAGGCCAGAAGTATGGGAATTTCTTCTAGGTTGTTATACTTTGAGCAGTACAAGAGAAAACCGTGAAGTGCTGAGAGCAGCCAGAAG GGAACGATATGAGGAACTCACGATACAATGTCAAAGGATGTATTCAAGCGTAGGAACGGGTTCACTTGCTTATGTAATTGGTTCAAAAATTATGGATGTGAATGCGTATTCTAAAGATGATATGAACAGAGAAGCCAAGTCTGAAGAGAAAAAAGATTTTCGAGATAGTAGTAACAAATTTGACGATTACTATAATAGGAATAATAAATGTACAGATACAACATATACACAAAGGGAAAGTTCTAGCGATTCTTATAGTGATGATGTGCCGGGCCCTGAGAAACTCAACAGTGGTTCCTTGATACCGAGAGGGCAAGCACACGAATCTCAATTTTTTGTTGAATCCGCCTTACCTGTCACCAATTTGTTTGAGAAGAGTGAAGAAAGTGATGAAGCAAACGAATCTCAAGATGATGGACGTTCTACGAAATGGAAATTCAGAGTTAGCTACGAGAGAACGCGTAGTTTTCATTTTGATAATAGTaatgaattaaatattttatcaaatgGTTCACGATCTGAGACTCTTAGACATTCAATTAGTTCTGAAATTAAGGTAGCGGATGGAAGCTGTGACGGACCTCAGGAGCAAGTGTTACAACAAGATTTCCCGATGTATAGAAATAATGTTTTGAACAAATTGAGAAGATGTGATGTGGCAGAACGAACCAAGCTGTACTCGAGCCACCATTTAGGGGGTGAAAGTAGTGAAGATAAAGTATTGGAATGGTTCTGGACTCTGCACCGAATAG TGGTCGATGTGGTTAGAACTGATCGTCATCTTGAGTTCTATGAAGATCCGAAAAATTTGGCTAGGATGTCAGATATTCTTGCAGTTTACGCATGGGTCGATCCTGAGACGGGATACTGCCAAG GAATGAGTGATCTGCTATCTCCATTTGTTGTTCTTTTTGAGAATGACGCCGATGCGTTTTGGTGCTTTGAGATGCTTCTTCGCCGAACG CGAGAAAATTTTCGGATGGAAAGACAAACTGGAGTAATGAAGCAGTTGCAATCATTGTGGCATATATTAAGGTTAACCGATCGAGAAATGTTTTCACATTTATCTCAGATTGGTGCTGAAAGCCTTCACTTTGCCTTCCAGATGCTATTGGTGCTTTTTCGCAGAGAGTTATCATTTCCCGAAGCCCTTTGTATGTGGGAG ATGATCTGGGCTGCTGATTATGACGAATCGTTTGCTTGCTGTTGGGCACAAAATTGTCTTCGACCATTGGTATTGCAACTACCGGATGCTTTGAGTATTGAAAAGGAGGCAGATGAGATCACCTCAAAGGGTGGCTCACAAGCAAAAAAGGCTAATATTCAACATGCCGGCTCTGACGAGGCTGTGATGAATTCATTAACGTCTAATCATTCATTTTGTGGTTTAATATGGGCCTTTTGGTCTTGCACACGTGCACGCACGGAGTTCTCCGCAATAAGGAACAAGGAAGATGATCTACCCGTGTTTTGTGTGGCAGCAATTATGATCTTAAATCGTCACAAGATCATCGAAGAAACCCATTCAATGAATGATTTGATCAAG GGGGTTTTCCTACTTTTGCACTGA
- the LOC130825312 gene encoding uncharacterized protein LOC130825312 isoform X3: MLKPKKWRAMFDDDGKVLGFQKALKSIILGGVDPSIRPEVWEFLLGCYTLSSTRENREVLRAARRERYEELTIQCQRMYSSVGTGSLAYVIGSKIMDVNAYSKDDMNREAKSEEKKDFRDSSNKFDDYYNRNNKCTDTTYTQRESSSDSYSDDVPGPEKLNSGSLIPRGQAHESQFFVESALPVTNLFEKSEESDEANESQDDGRSTKWKFRVSYERTRSFHFDNSNELNILSNGSRSETLRHSISSEIKVADGSCDGPQEQVLQQDFPMYRNNVLNKLRRCDVAERTKLYSSHHLGGESSEDKVLEWFWTLHRIVVDVVRTDRHLEFYEDPKNLARMSDILAVYAWVDPETGYCQGMSDLLSPFVVLFENDADAFWCFEMLLRRTRENFRMERQTGVMKQLQSLWHILRLTDREMFSHLSQIGAESLHFAFQMLLVLFRRELSFPEALYDLGC; the protein is encoded by the exons ATGCTTAAGCCAAAAAAGTGGCGGGCAATGTTTGATGATGACGGGAAAGTTTTGGGTTTTCAGAAAGCTTTGAAATCGATTATTTTAGGG GGTGTAGATCCGTCTATAAGGCCAGAAGTATGGGAATTTCTTCTAGGTTGTTATACTTTGAGCAGTACAAGAGAAAACCGTGAAGTGCTGAGAGCAGCCAGAAG GGAACGATATGAGGAACTCACGATACAATGTCAAAGGATGTATTCAAGCGTAGGAACGGGTTCACTTGCTTATGTAATTGGTTCAAAAATTATGGATGTGAATGCGTATTCTAAAGATGATATGAACAGAGAAGCCAAGTCTGAAGAGAAAAAAGATTTTCGAGATAGTAGTAACAAATTTGACGATTACTATAATAGGAATAATAAATGTACAGATACAACATATACACAAAGGGAAAGTTCTAGCGATTCTTATAGTGATGATGTGCCGGGCCCTGAGAAACTCAACAGTGGTTCCTTGATACCGAGAGGGCAAGCACACGAATCTCAATTTTTTGTTGAATCCGCCTTACCTGTCACCAATTTGTTTGAGAAGAGTGAAGAAAGTGATGAAGCAAACGAATCTCAAGATGATGGACGTTCTACGAAATGGAAATTCAGAGTTAGCTACGAGAGAACGCGTAGTTTTCATTTTGATAATAGTaatgaattaaatattttatcaaatgGTTCACGATCTGAGACTCTTAGACATTCAATTAGTTCTGAAATTAAGGTAGCGGATGGAAGCTGTGACGGACCTCAGGAGCAAGTGTTACAACAAGATTTCCCGATGTATAGAAATAATGTTTTGAACAAATTGAGAAGATGTGATGTGGCAGAACGAACCAAGCTGTACTCGAGCCACCATTTAGGGGGTGAAAGTAGTGAAGATAAAGTATTGGAATGGTTCTGGACTCTGCACCGAATAG TGGTCGATGTGGTTAGAACTGATCGTCATCTTGAGTTCTATGAAGATCCGAAAAATTTGGCTAGGATGTCAGATATTCTTGCAGTTTACGCATGGGTCGATCCTGAGACGGGATACTGCCAAG GAATGAGTGATCTGCTATCTCCATTTGTTGTTCTTTTTGAGAATGACGCCGATGCGTTTTGGTGCTTTGAGATGCTTCTTCGCCGAACG CGAGAAAATTTTCGGATGGAAAGACAAACTGGAGTAATGAAGCAGTTGCAATCATTGTGGCATATATTAAGGTTAACCGATCGAGAAATGTTTTCACATTTATCTCAGATTGGTGCTGAAAGCCTTCACTTTGCCTTCCAGATGCTATTGGTGCTTTTTCGCAGAGAGTTATCATTTCCCGAAGCCCTTT ATGATCTGGGCTGCTGA